The following are encoded together in the Flavihumibacter fluvii genome:
- a CDS encoding deoxynucleoside kinase has product MAKGKKPKHIAVAGNIGAGKTTLTEMLSKHYKWIPQFEDVDHNPYLNDFYEDMPRWSFNLQIYFLNSRINQILDIHRGTETVIQDRTIYEDAHIFAPNLHEMQLMSKRDFDNYFLFFQTLKTMVQPPDLLIYLQASVPTLVGQIQKRGREYEENIRLDYLKRLNDFYNKWIDTYKEGPLLVINVDKNKFGEKEEDLGEIIRKVDAQLYGLF; this is encoded by the coding sequence ATGGCCAAAGGAAAAAAACCAAAGCATATAGCAGTTGCCGGAAATATCGGAGCGGGGAAAACAACACTAACTGAAATGCTGAGTAAACATTATAAATGGATTCCTCAGTTTGAAGACGTTGACCACAATCCTTACCTGAATGATTTTTATGAGGATATGCCCAGGTGGAGTTTCAACCTGCAGATCTATTTCCTCAATAGCCGAATTAACCAGATTCTGGATATTCATCGTGGTACCGAGACCGTTATACAGGATCGGACGATCTATGAGGATGCACACATTTTCGCTCCGAACTTGCATGAAATGCAATTGATGAGTAAACGTGATTTTGATAATTATTTCCTGTTTTTCCAAACCCTCAAAACAATGGTACAGCCTCCTGACCTGTTGATTTATCTGCAGGCATCAGTCCCTACACTTGTTGGTCAGATCCAGAAAAGGGGACGGGAATATGAAGAGAATATACGGTTAGATTACCTGAAAAGACTGAATGATTTTTATAACAAATGGATCGATACATACAAAGAAGGACCATTGTTGGTGATTAATGTAGATAAAAATAAATTTGGCGAAAAAGAAGAAGACCTTGGTGAGATAATCAGGAAGGTTGATGCACAGTTGTACGGGCTATTTTGA
- the trpS gene encoding tryptophan--tRNA ligase has protein sequence MENRKKGRVMSGIRSTGFLHLGNYFGAIRNYVRMQEEYDCFFMVADIHSLTTHPDTKELKPNVHRVLAENIACGLDPEKVALYCQSHIYETAELYLYLNMLAYKGELEKTTTFKDKVRQHPENVNAGLLTYPVLQAADILLHQASYVPVGKDQEQHLEMCRNFANRFNHRYGEVFPEPYAFNFGEDLVKVPGLDGSGKMSKSENQNATIFLADEDEVIRKKVMKAKTDAGPSEPNMPMPDYIENIFNLMKLVSTPDVLAKFQHDYNQAIIRYGDMKKQLADDMVAFIAPIREKSEAIRNNESYLRNIMEMGAEKARKSARLTMEKVRTVMGLKYY, from the coding sequence ATGGAAAATAGAAAAAAAGGACGCGTAATGAGTGGAATCCGCAGTACAGGATTTCTTCACCTGGGAAATTATTTCGGCGCTATCCGCAATTATGTACGGATGCAGGAAGAGTATGACTGTTTTTTTATGGTGGCGGATATTCATTCCCTTACCACCCATCCCGATACAAAAGAGTTGAAACCGAATGTACATCGTGTTTTGGCTGAAAATATCGCTTGCGGACTGGATCCGGAAAAAGTTGCCCTTTACTGCCAGAGCCATATTTATGAAACGGCCGAACTATACCTGTACCTCAATATGCTGGCGTATAAGGGGGAACTTGAAAAAACTACTACATTTAAAGACAAAGTGCGGCAGCACCCCGAAAATGTGAATGCCGGCCTTTTAACTTATCCAGTGCTGCAGGCCGCCGATATTTTACTGCACCAGGCCAGTTATGTGCCTGTGGGCAAAGACCAGGAACAACACCTCGAAATGTGCCGGAATTTTGCGAACCGGTTTAACCATCGGTATGGTGAGGTTTTTCCAGAACCTTATGCGTTCAATTTTGGGGAAGATCTGGTGAAAGTACCCGGCCTTGACGGTTCAGGTAAAATGAGCAAAAGTGAAAACCAGAATGCAACAATCTTCCTGGCCGATGAAGACGAAGTCATCCGTAAAAAAGTAATGAAGGCAAAAACGGATGCCGGGCCGTCTGAACCAAACATGCCTATGCCCGATTATATTGAAAACATTTTCAACCTTATGAAACTTGTCAGTACACCCGATGTATTGGCAAAATTTCAGCACGATTATAACCAGGCTATCATCCGTTACGGTGACATGAAAAAGCAACTGGCCGACGATATGGTCGCTTTTATTGCACCAATCAGGGAGAAATCGGAGGCAATTAGGAACAATGAGTCGTACTTGCGCAACATCATGGAAATGGGCGCTGAAAAAGCACGTAAAAGCGCCAGGTTGACCATGGAAAAAGTTAGAACAGTGATGGGATTGAAATACTATTAA
- the gatC gene encoding Asp-tRNA(Asn)/Glu-tRNA(Gln) amidotransferase subunit GatC, giving the protein MELTTKIIDQLANLARLEFNEAETIQIRNDLARMISFVEKLQELDTTGVEPLLHLTDMVDIVREDQQLGSMAREAAMELAPDADEQYFFVPKVIKK; this is encoded by the coding sequence ATGGAACTGACTACAAAAATTATTGACCAATTGGCCAATTTGGCCCGGCTGGAATTCAATGAGGCCGAAACCATTCAGATTAGGAATGATCTGGCCCGGATGATCTCTTTTGTTGAGAAACTTCAGGAATTAGATACCACTGGTGTAGAACCTCTTTTACATTTGACCGACATGGTAGATATTGTGCGGGAAGACCAGCAATTGGGCTCCATGGCGCGGGAGGCTGCCATGGAACTGGCCCCTGATGCAGATGAACAATATTTCTTTGTTCCAAAAGTGATCAAAAAATAA
- a CDS encoding ABC transporter ATP-binding protein, which translates to MNQAIIHLESIEKSYYMGKQAIPVLKGITLDILKNEYVALMGPSGSGKSTLMNILGCLDSPTAGKYILNGQDVSEMEDDELATVRNQEIGFVFQQFNLLPRLTAAENVALPLVYAGITKKLRTEMALEVLDKVGLADRSHHRPNEMSGGQCQRVAIARALVNSPSLILADEPTGNLDSKTSIEIMDIFGKIQTSGNTVVLVTHEEDIANHAHRVVRLRDGVIETDKRNLHPTTIMAH; encoded by the coding sequence ATGAACCAAGCGATCATACACCTCGAATCCATTGAAAAGAGCTATTATATGGGGAAACAGGCAATTCCTGTTTTAAAGGGTATTACACTCGATATTCTGAAGAATGAATATGTGGCACTGATGGGTCCGTCTGGGTCCGGAAAAAGCACATTGATGAATATTCTGGGCTGCCTGGACTCTCCAACTGCCGGAAAGTATATCCTGAATGGCCAGGATGTGAGTGAAATGGAAGACGATGAACTGGCCACTGTAAGAAATCAGGAAATTGGCTTCGTTTTCCAGCAATTCAACCTTTTGCCCAGGTTAACTGCCGCAGAGAATGTGGCACTTCCTTTAGTTTACGCTGGAATTACAAAAAAATTACGAACTGAAATGGCCCTTGAAGTGTTGGATAAGGTAGGTTTGGCTGACAGAAGTCACCACCGTCCAAATGAAATGAGCGGCGGTCAGTGTCAGAGGGTGGCAATAGCCCGGGCCCTGGTAAATAGCCCTTCCCTGATTTTAGCGGATGAGCCCACCGGAAACCTCGATTCAAAAACATCCATAGAAATCATGGATATTTTTGGAAAAATCCAGACTTCTGGTAATACGGTGGTATTGGTAACGCATGAGGAAGATATTGCCAATCATGCACACCGCGTGGTTCGCCTGAGGGATGGGGTAATTGAAACAGACAAGAGGAACCTTCATCCAACCACCATTATGGCCCATTAA
- a CDS encoding cob(I)yrinic acid a,c-diamide adenosyltransferase, with product MALKIYTKTGDTGNTSLIGGTKVPKSHIRIETYGTVDELNSYIGFCSDQLFHEPSKNMLKEVQDRLFTIGSSLACDPEKEPLMKIPDLRESDIELLEIEIDRMNEMIPAMKFFILPGGHPAISSLHVARCVCRRAERLCVHMQQENIFVELLVIKYLNRLSDYLFVLSRFIGHELGVEEIPWKARV from the coding sequence ATGGCTTTAAAGATTTATACGAAAACCGGGGATACCGGTAATACTTCACTGATTGGCGGCACTAAGGTCCCAAAAAGCCATATCCGCATTGAGACCTATGGGACAGTTGATGAATTGAACTCTTACATTGGTTTTTGCAGTGACCAACTTTTTCACGAGCCTTCAAAAAACATGCTGAAAGAAGTACAGGACCGGTTGTTCACGATTGGCTCTTCATTGGCCTGCGACCCGGAAAAGGAACCATTGATGAAAATCCCGGATCTCCGGGAGAGCGATATAGAATTGCTGGAAATAGAAATTGACAGGATGAACGAAATGATCCCAGCCATGAAATTCTTTATTCTGCCTGGTGGCCATCCTGCCATTTCATCATTGCATGTGGCTCGTTGTGTCTGCAGAAGGGCTGAGCGGCTTTGTGTGCATATGCAGCAGGAAAATATATTTGTTGAGCTACTGGTGATCAAATACCTCAACAGGTTGAGTGATTACCTTTTTGTGTTATCACGGTTCATTGGTCACGAACTTGGGGTGGAAGAAATCCCCTGGAAAGCCAGGGTCTGA
- a CDS encoding ABC transporter ATP-binding protein, with protein MLQANNIHKQYGTVQVLKGVNIAIKTGEIVSIVGSSGAGKSTLLHILGTLDKPDKGSITLNNTLITGLSDRQMAAFRNQYIGFVFQFHHLLPEFTALENVCIPGWIANRPKGEVEDRARKLLQHLGLEHRIENKPQALSGGEQQRVAVARALINDPRIIFADEPTGNLDSVNARELHELFFRLRDEFKQTFLIVTHNEELAQMSDRVLHMKDGKMV; from the coding sequence ATGCTTCAGGCCAACAACATTCATAAGCAATATGGCACCGTTCAGGTGCTGAAGGGGGTAAATATTGCCATAAAAACCGGTGAAATCGTAAGTATTGTCGGCTCATCCGGTGCCGGGAAAAGCACTTTGCTCCATATTTTAGGTACCCTTGATAAACCAGACAAGGGCTCAATTACCCTGAATAATACCCTGATAACCGGATTGTCAGACCGCCAGATGGCAGCTTTCCGTAACCAATATATCGGTTTCGTGTTCCAGTTTCACCACCTGCTACCCGAATTTACAGCCTTGGAAAATGTGTGTATCCCCGGCTGGATCGCCAACAGGCCTAAAGGAGAGGTAGAGGATAGGGCCCGGAAACTACTCCAACACCTTGGTCTTGAACATCGGATTGAAAATAAACCGCAAGCTTTATCAGGCGGTGAACAGCAAAGGGTAGCAGTAGCTCGTGCCCTTATCAATGACCCGCGGATCATTTTTGCCGACGAGCCCACTGGTAACCTCGATTCGGTGAACGCCAGGGAGCTCCATGAGCTCTTTTTCCGCTTACGCGATGAGTTTAAGCAAACCTTTCTCATTGTAACCCACAACGAAGAACTCGCCCAAATGAGCGACCGCGTTTTGCACATGAAAGATGGTAAAATGGTATAA
- a CDS encoding DUF2795 domain-containing protein, whose amino-acid sequence MFWTLELASYLEDAPWPATKDELIDYAIRSGAPIEVVENLQELEDEGEIYEGIDDIWPDYPSQEDFFFNEDEY is encoded by the coding sequence ATGTTCTGGACTCTTGAATTGGCATCCTACCTGGAAGACGCCCCTTGGCCTGCGACGAAAGACGAGTTGATAGACTACGCCATAAGAAGCGGAGCACCTATTGAAGTGGTTGAAAACCTGCAGGAACTGGAGGATGAAGGGGAGATTTATGAAGGAATTGATGATATCTGGCCCGATTACCCATCGCAGGAGGACTTTTTCTTTAATGAGGATGAGTATTAG
- a CDS encoding enoyl-ACP reductase FabI produces the protein MGYNLLKGKRGIITGALDENSIAWKVAEKAHEEGATFVLTNAPIAMRMGEIKKLAEKTGSEIIPADATSVEELENLFTKSQDVLGGKIDFVLHSIGMSVNIRKNIPYTESNYDYFLKGIDVSALSFHKMMSVARRLDAINEWGSIVALTYMAAQRVYPFYTDMADIKAMLESIARSFGYHYGLEKKVRVNTISQSPTKTTAGTGIKGFGDFYDYANAIAPLGNATAEDCANYCITLFSDLTRMVTMQNLFHDGGYSTTGVSMEVMTKLGVE, from the coding sequence ATGGGGTATAATTTGCTAAAAGGGAAACGCGGTATTATTACCGGAGCACTAGATGAAAATTCAATTGCCTGGAAAGTAGCCGAAAAAGCCCATGAAGAAGGGGCCACTTTTGTGTTGACCAACGCGCCTATTGCCATGCGCATGGGTGAAATAAAAAAACTGGCTGAGAAGACCGGTTCAGAAATCATTCCGGCTGATGCTACCAGTGTCGAAGAGTTGGAAAACCTGTTTACCAAATCCCAGGATGTGCTGGGTGGTAAAATCGATTTCGTATTGCATTCGATAGGAATGAGTGTTAACATCCGCAAGAATATTCCTTACACTGAATCCAACTATGATTATTTTTTAAAAGGAATTGATGTGTCGGCTTTGTCATTCCACAAAATGATGAGTGTGGCCCGTCGCCTTGATGCCATTAATGAATGGGGAAGTATTGTCGCATTAACTTATATGGCTGCTCAAAGGGTTTATCCTTTCTATACAGATATGGCAGATATCAAAGCAATGCTGGAATCCATTGCCAGAAGCTTTGGGTATCATTATGGACTGGAGAAAAAAGTGCGTGTAAATACAATTTCCCAATCTCCGACCAAAACTACTGCAGGCACTGGTATCAAAGGATTTGGCGATTTCTATGATTATGCCAATGCTATAGCTCCCCTAGGCAATGCAACCGCTGAAGATTGTGCTAATTATTGTATAACACTATTTTCTGACCTCACGAGGATGGTGACCATGCAAAACCTCTTTCATGATGGGGGATATTCGACTACCGGGGTGAGTATGGAAGTGATGACAAAGTTAGGGGTGGAATAG
- the recN gene encoding DNA repair protein RecN, with the protein MLQELHIQNYAIIDELVIRFDGALNIITGETGAGKSILMGALSLILGERAEFNVVRNKEKKCFVEGVFHTNSKPAVMRFLEENDLDPSNDLLIRREIGINGKSRAFVNDTPVTLNQLQQLSIQLVDLHRQFDTLALGETGFQLSVIDAMASNEPTLAKYRKAFRQWQEIQKELQQLIDQRAKDNREFDYHQFLYNELNEVALKENELEDIEAELKILSDAEGIKAALANVEEQLKGNELPVVQVLKQVIHQLQPYYHHQPKFSELVDRLQAAHIELNDIAGESSRLGDQINLDAAKIEQLNERLNTGYKLLKKHNVQYTAQLLFILDDLAGKLKAVVQLDEQISQLEKEGRESLAILQEISATLSAARKKQVGPFEKQVNQLLARVGMPNARIKVLLETAMPAMQGADSIDFLFDANKSDQFSPLRKVASGGELSRLMLCIKSLVAGKMDLPTLIFDEIDSGISGEASRQVGLIMKELAAARQVICITHQPQIAGKANLHLFVYKQAVGDVINTNIRVLNQDERIKAIAQMLSGEKPTAAALENAREMVMN; encoded by the coding sequence ATGCTGCAGGAATTGCATATACAAAATTATGCCATCATAGATGAACTTGTAATCAGGTTTGATGGCGCTTTAAATATCATTACTGGTGAAACTGGTGCCGGTAAGTCCATTCTTATGGGTGCATTATCACTTATTCTGGGTGAACGGGCAGAGTTTAATGTTGTAAGGAATAAGGAAAAAAAATGTTTTGTAGAAGGAGTATTCCACACAAATAGCAAACCTGCTGTGATGCGGTTTTTGGAAGAGAATGACCTTGATCCATCTAATGACCTTTTGATCCGTCGAGAAATTGGGATTAATGGAAAGTCGAGGGCTTTTGTGAATGACACACCTGTTACATTAAACCAGTTGCAGCAGTTATCAATCCAATTGGTGGATCTTCACCGCCAGTTTGATACTTTAGCCTTAGGGGAAACAGGATTTCAGCTTTCTGTTATTGATGCAATGGCTTCGAATGAACCAACCCTGGCAAAATACCGGAAAGCTTTTAGGCAATGGCAGGAAATTCAAAAAGAACTCCAGCAATTAATTGACCAGAGAGCAAAGGATAACCGCGAATTTGATTACCACCAGTTTTTGTACAATGAACTTAATGAAGTTGCTTTAAAGGAAAACGAGTTGGAAGACATTGAAGCAGAATTAAAAATTCTTTCGGATGCTGAAGGCATTAAGGCCGCCCTGGCAAATGTTGAAGAACAATTAAAAGGAAATGAATTACCGGTTGTCCAGGTTTTGAAACAGGTGATACACCAGTTACAGCCGTATTACCACCATCAACCGAAGTTTTCAGAACTGGTCGATCGTTTACAGGCAGCACATATTGAACTAAATGATATTGCCGGGGAGTCTTCACGATTAGGTGACCAGATTAATCTTGATGCTGCAAAAATTGAACAGTTGAATGAAAGGTTGAATACTGGCTATAAACTCCTGAAAAAACACAATGTGCAGTATACAGCCCAATTATTGTTCATTTTGGATGATTTAGCTGGCAAGCTCAAGGCAGTTGTACAATTGGATGAGCAGATCAGCCAGTTGGAAAAAGAGGGCCGTGAATCCCTGGCAATATTGCAGGAGATTTCTGCAACATTAAGTGCTGCAAGGAAAAAACAGGTTGGGCCGTTTGAAAAACAGGTCAATCAGTTATTGGCCAGGGTGGGTATGCCTAATGCACGGATTAAAGTACTGCTGGAAACTGCTATGCCTGCCATGCAGGGTGCGGATTCAATCGATTTTTTGTTTGATGCCAATAAAAGCGATCAGTTTTCACCGCTCCGGAAAGTAGCCAGTGGCGGGGAATTAAGTCGCCTGATGCTTTGTATCAAGTCCCTGGTTGCCGGTAAAATGGATTTGCCAACCCTGATTTTCGATGAAATTGATTCGGGTATTTCCGGCGAAGCCAGTCGTCAGGTAGGACTGATCATGAAAGAACTAGCAGCCGCCCGACAGGTGATCTGTATAACTCACCAACCACAGATTGCAGGCAAGGCAAACCTGCATCTTTTTGTGTACAAGCAAGCTGTTGGAGATGTCATTAATACAAATATCAGGGTACTCAACCAAGATGAAAGGATTAAGGCCATAGCGCAGATGCTGAGTGGAGAAAAGCCAACTGCCGCAGCCCTTGAGAATGCGCGTGAAATGGTGATGAATTAA
- a CDS encoding sterol desaturase family protein, whose protein sequence is MNWLNILKDELIGFLGISNWLKMFNSGDYSSLNTLDGILGAINPLIPFLLLVEIIRAVVYRKFKIEDYKVQFIIFVFNRFISRFISIAAVSFCIGFFEEYSIIKTGFNWYWLIYGYIVWEFAHFIYHYFGHKVRLFWCLHSTHHAPQTMNLSVTYAHFFLEAPYADVIRTTICILMGVNPPLLFFIMFIDGTWGAFIHVGENILKNGRLGFLEKFILTPSHHRVHHARNPLYMDTNFCNLLNIWDKVLGTFQPEEKSLPPEYGITRQMNANNFWDVYFGEIVALARDVSRAPGIKNKIAYIFMPPGWSHTGEHKTAKVMRQEYLKNSK, encoded by the coding sequence ATGAACTGGTTGAATATTTTAAAAGATGAGCTTATTGGATTTCTTGGTATCAGCAATTGGCTTAAAATGTTTAATTCAGGCGATTACAGCAGCCTGAATACGTTGGATGGCATACTTGGAGCAATTAACCCGTTGATACCATTTTTATTGCTGGTTGAAATAATTAGAGCAGTTGTATATAGGAAATTTAAGATTGAAGATTATAAGGTCCAGTTTATAATTTTTGTTTTCAATCGCTTTATTTCTCGGTTTATCTCCATTGCAGCAGTAAGTTTTTGTATTGGATTTTTTGAAGAATACAGCATTATCAAAACCGGCTTTAACTGGTATTGGCTTATTTACGGATATATTGTTTGGGAGTTTGCCCATTTTATTTACCATTATTTTGGACACAAAGTGCGCCTGTTTTGGTGCCTTCATTCCACCCATCATGCGCCTCAGACCATGAACCTTTCTGTAACCTATGCACATTTTTTCCTGGAAGCACCTTATGCGGATGTTATACGGACGACGATCTGTATTTTAATGGGTGTTAATCCGCCATTGTTATTTTTTATCATGTTCATCGATGGTACCTGGGGCGCTTTTATCCATGTTGGCGAAAATATCCTGAAAAACGGCCGCCTTGGATTCCTGGAAAAATTTATCTTAACACCTTCGCATCACCGGGTGCATCATGCCCGGAATCCTTTATACATGGATACTAATTTTTGTAACCTTCTGAATATTTGGGACAAGGTATTGGGCACATTCCAGCCGGAAGAAAAAAGCCTGCCACCTGAATACGGAATAACCCGCCAGATGAACGCTAACAATTTTTGGGATGTTTATTTCGGTGAAATTGTCGCCTTGGCAAGAGATGTATCCAGGGCCCCTGGGATAAAGAACAAGATCGCCTATATCTTCATGCCCCCAGGCTGGAGCCATACCGGTGAGCATAAGACCGCCAAAGTAATGCGGCAGGAATATTTGAAAAACAGCAAGTAG
- a CDS encoding zinc ribbon domain-containing protein: MATVKDFSVEEKLVSLVALQKIESKIDEFQILKGELPIEVSDLEDEIQGLNARQTRIEEEINGINEFINQKKEAIKDAEALINKYEKQSTNVKNSREFEAITKEIEMQQLEVKLAEKHIKDAQEEIQDKVVGLEKAKKTIATKDGVLKHKKDELEKIISTTEAEEKHFNKLAADAREKVDPRLLHSYDRIRKNYRNGLSVVPVVRDACGGCFNAIPPQRQSEIKQRKKIIVCENCGRILVDNELNDGVEVK; the protein is encoded by the coding sequence ATGGCAACTGTTAAAGACTTTTCGGTTGAAGAAAAACTGGTTTCACTGGTAGCATTACAAAAGATCGAATCCAAGATCGATGAATTCCAGATCCTGAAAGGAGAATTGCCGATCGAAGTAAGTGACCTGGAAGATGAGATCCAGGGTTTGAATGCCCGCCAGACCCGTATCGAAGAAGAGATCAATGGCATCAACGAATTTATCAACCAGAAGAAAGAAGCGATAAAGGATGCAGAGGCCCTGATCAATAAATATGAAAAACAAAGCACGAATGTGAAGAACAGTCGTGAGTTTGAAGCCATTACCAAGGAAATTGAAATGCAGCAGCTCGAAGTCAAGCTGGCAGAAAAGCATATCAAGGATGCACAGGAAGAAATCCAGGATAAAGTAGTTGGACTGGAAAAAGCTAAAAAGACGATTGCTACCAAAGATGGTGTGTTAAAGCATAAAAAGGATGAACTGGAAAAGATCATCTCAACAACCGAAGCTGAAGAAAAACATTTCAATAAACTGGCTGCTGATGCCCGCGAGAAAGTAGACCCAAGGTTATTGCATTCATATGATCGTATCCGGAAAAATTACCGCAATGGATTATCTGTTGTTCCGGTTGTTCGTGATGCCTGCGGTGGTTGCTTTAATGCCATTCCGCCACAGCGGCAGAGCGAGATCAAACAACGCAAAAAAATTATTGTATGTGAGAACTGCGGTAGGATTTTGGTGGATAATGAACTGAATGACGGAGTTGAGGTAAAATAA
- a CDS encoding Nif3-like dinuclear metal center hexameric protein has protein sequence MQISQIIGVADAFAPFIYQETYDNSGLLCGDPGWDCTGIMVALDATEPVIEDAIQKGCNLVIAHHPIVFSGLKRITGKNYVEKALLKAIRNEVAILAIHTNLDNVHQGVNGKIASLLALQGPQIMQPKDGLLKKMYCFVPDDHLEKVRNALFYAGAGHIGQYSECSFEASGRGTFTPGPETQPFLGKPGERSSVKETKLEVIYPVQLEVSIVEALEASHPYEEVAYDLVMLSNGYDMVGSGMVGDLQEEMSEQSFLARLKAIFKVPVIRHTPLLGKPIKKVALCGGAGSFLINKALQLKADIYITADMKYHDFFDGNGRLVIADVGHFESEQYTVDLLYDILAEKFPTFAVFKTGVLTNPVNYYI, from the coding sequence ATGCAAATCAGCCAGATCATTGGGGTGGCAGATGCCTTTGCCCCTTTTATTTACCAGGAAACTTACGACAATTCGGGGCTTTTGTGTGGCGACCCTGGTTGGGACTGTACCGGAATTATGGTGGCCCTTGACGCTACAGAACCTGTTATTGAGGACGCAATTCAAAAGGGTTGTAACCTGGTAATTGCCCATCATCCCATCGTTTTTTCCGGCTTAAAGAGAATAACAGGCAAAAATTATGTAGAGAAAGCCCTCCTTAAGGCTATTCGGAATGAGGTGGCTATTCTGGCCATCCATACCAACCTGGATAATGTGCATCAGGGGGTAAATGGTAAAATTGCCAGCCTGCTTGCCCTGCAAGGCCCGCAAATTATGCAACCCAAGGATGGACTACTCAAAAAAATGTATTGTTTCGTTCCGGATGACCACTTGGAAAAGGTTCGGAATGCGCTGTTTTACGCAGGAGCGGGGCATATTGGCCAATATAGTGAATGCAGTTTTGAAGCATCCGGCAGGGGAACTTTTACGCCAGGGCCAGAAACCCAGCCTTTTTTGGGCAAACCCGGGGAAAGGAGTAGTGTAAAGGAAACTAAACTGGAAGTTATCTATCCTGTGCAGTTGGAAGTAAGTATAGTTGAGGCTTTGGAAGCTAGCCACCCCTATGAAGAGGTGGCATATGACCTGGTAATGCTTAGTAATGGGTACGACATGGTAGGTTCAGGGATGGTTGGTGACCTGCAGGAAGAGATGTCCGAGCAGTCCTTTCTGGCTCGGCTAAAGGCTATATTCAAAGTGCCGGTAATTCGGCATACTCCATTACTTGGCAAACCCATTAAAAAGGTAGCGCTTTGTGGTGGGGCAGGTAGTTTCTTGATTAATAAGGCATTACAATTGAAGGCAGATATATATATAACGGCGGACATGAAGTATCATGATTTTTTTGATGGTAATGGCAGACTGGTAATAGCCGATGTTGGCCATTTTGAAAGTGAGCAATACACAGTAGACCTCTTATATGATATTTTGGCGGAAAAATTTCCTACCTTTGCCGTCTTCAAAACGGGAGTGCTGACGAACCCGGTGAATTATTATATCTAA